The Flammeovirga agarivorans genome has a window encoding:
- a CDS encoding cation transporter → MNSFQQNQSVEVKTLRIGAIVNLLMAIGGWIAYSITSSEALLLDGNFSFIACLVTVLAEFISKAKHRKTATFPFGSYAYEAFFILFKGILILGIIVSALFQNSIKIIDYLNGASIDIIDTSSILIYILSMTTLSVGMMLFIYLQNKKVNGSSDILNVELQSLKIDALLSVFSGLALIIFSMIATDSPFSFLLYIGDSIIVLLMCLSMINTPFQIIRDAAIELGGGVVQHKEYREKIETIISDTLPDLYQDHDLFITKLGTNFFVVAYVQLDQEMVFLDQMRQVKDDVHKELNQHFESANFELVFQ, encoded by the coding sequence ATGAATTCATTCCAACAAAATCAATCTGTAGAAGTTAAAACTCTTAGAATAGGAGCAATTGTTAATTTATTAATGGCCATTGGTGGATGGATTGCATATAGCATCACTTCTTCTGAAGCCTTGTTGTTGGATGGAAACTTTTCCTTTATTGCTTGTTTGGTGACAGTCCTTGCAGAGTTTATTTCAAAAGCAAAACATAGAAAAACAGCAACTTTCCCATTTGGGAGTTATGCTTATGAAGCCTTTTTTATTCTATTTAAAGGCATACTTATTTTGGGGATTATAGTCTCTGCCTTGTTTCAGAATTCAATAAAGATTATCGATTACTTGAATGGGGCATCGATTGATATTATCGATACTTCTTCAATCCTTATCTATATTTTATCAATGACAACTCTTTCTGTAGGGATGATGCTTTTTATTTATCTCCAGAATAAAAAAGTGAATGGGAGTAGTGATATTCTAAATGTTGAGTTGCAATCATTGAAAATTGATGCCCTGCTATCTGTTTTTTCTGGTTTAGCACTTATCATATTTTCAATGATTGCTACTGATAGTCCATTTAGCTTTTTACTGTATATCGGAGATTCTATTATTGTCTTACTTATGTGTTTATCAATGATAAATACGCCTTTTCAAATTATCAGAGATGCAGCTATTGAACTAGGCGGAGGAGTAGTTCAACATAAGGAGTATCGAGAAAAAATTGAAACAATTATCTCGGACACTTTACCGGATTTATATCAAGACCATGATCTATTTATTACAAAATTGGGGACTAACTTTTTTGTAGTAGCCTATGTGCAATTAGATCAGGAGATGGTCTTTCTTGATCAAATGAGACAAGTAAAAGATGATGTTCATAAAGAACTCAACCAACATTTTGAATCGGCTAATTTTGAACTTGTTTTTCAGTAA
- a CDS encoding protein phosphatase 2C domain-containing protein codes for MKVYYKKGTSHANHNEDAYFYKHLNEDIVLLAVMDGCSSGKEAYFASTLFSKILKKISLGIPNQTDLLGVDLLDSYSLSSLGLHITHSFFIQLKRIQQSLLLEYSELASTILLMLVDKKQKKVWVLVAGDGYVMIDHQLQYYDYNNRPDYICYHLSNSYKEWLHEHTEIYEATYQNIVGLSTDGVKEKLSFPNKINRRDIETLLEDKEVQFKDDVTFLIFSDEPR; via the coding sequence ATGAAGGTTTATTATAAAAAAGGAACATCACATGCTAACCATAACGAAGACGCCTATTTCTATAAGCACCTTAATGAAGATATTGTTTTGTTAGCTGTTATGGATGGATGTTCTTCAGGAAAAGAAGCATACTTCGCATCCACCTTATTTTCCAAGATCTTAAAGAAGATATCTTTGGGTATCCCTAACCAAACAGATTTATTGGGGGTTGATTTATTAGATAGCTATTCCCTTTCTTCATTAGGGTTACATATCACGCATTCCTTTTTTATTCAATTAAAGAGAATACAACAATCTTTATTATTAGAATATAGTGAATTGGCAAGTACTATATTATTGATGTTAGTAGATAAAAAACAAAAAAAAGTATGGGTATTGGTGGCAGGGGATGGTTATGTAATGATTGATCATCAACTTCAGTATTATGATTATAATAATAGACCTGATTATATCTGTTACCATTTATCTAACTCATATAAAGAATGGTTGCATGAACATACAGAAATATATGAAGCAACTTACCAGAATATTGTAGGCTTAAGTACAGATGGAGTCAAAGAAAAACTATCATTCCCTAATAAAATAAATAGAAGAGATATAGAGACTTTATTGGAAGATAAGGAAGTCCAATTTAAAGATGATGTAACTTTTTTAATTTTTTCTGACGAACCAAGGTGA
- a CDS encoding T9SS type A sorting domain-containing protein produces MKYSITHSRLIRKIRRKKEQLSHLLHSTRYRFQKIKSLQNELNQLTRQGQKKLKYTLGILSISAFMGQYSFAQNIEKTMFHKPVPFHEWQGFQAIAIGSSTFLKPDLVDIDGDGDFDLFLGNHKGLLFYENKGDRSNPIFTKEDAQWEPFNFQKPFDNPALETSFVDLDDDGDYDLLCSVYEYGDVYYYENVGDKENPDFKTPVKSPFGFENPANNPFEYSTNSTDIIDLDNDGDYDIVSVDYYGDFFFYENVGDKKNPSFLEPVKNDLGLQVGDHLNSNWEGNIVFNDIDRDGDLDIFVGTWSKNTVFYENQGSSCNPTFGAEIIDPFQLSYEKDIRREALTFADLDGDGQDELLLAGTGDFELYYYDIDQLTPSLDGLVGCAIDTLIQISTCNSFDFNGKNYSKSGNYIDTLVSLSGEDSIVGLELHIGSITADVKEFDDYLMAEQENATYQWYRSLHNGQIKLDGETKQYFIPEVPGDYFVSITNENCEQTSDTKQIEQSLLKVESFPQRYSGKTNGFGHFDQKHPIRSSNYMSKNYSSKTRFSYDIVADEQLMIVSEPLDDFDSLSVNYVQVGSISTYIKKEDQWVFQEKIYAPHYKDDVNQFGRAIAMSDEYVIVGAPSVYFPSNSEYFAHRGAVFIYKRNNDNTLTFHQSIICPTNQKYSSYFGRTVQVDGDVSVIGGEKYTYIYRYNIATTLWELEKTLELNTRTTEIGISEDQITLVSNDVLVYHYSNGVWSEVQKIIPPSGKIYRAEIDNNQMILSLNSLTNEKGEVSLYHLKENHQWEKEWEFVLPEEDSPQNNYGYYVQIKGDYALISSKTEDHYLMNGKKAHFPDVHLFHKSNSTWKYHQALVYEHDSTASPVARIELTENEILIGAYNKDIINRFTLDQVQSWEYRNLDCGATYFADSLITYAPQDIYEESYHLGIMGLPQNIYHERVEAIDEYLFDDNIKLTETGHYMFTLENTLGCDSIVSLDLMIYKEEPSGQNCANAVAVQEGNYYKVSVDDEYSYYTYTAQESGILKVSTCDLSEEEVIIEFYDNCDLIIEKSIDKCGDGGTYIESTLSKGDQVLFRMNNEDVGEDFFFEVTFTERCFVKSNRINTMQSADCNTPIDIVDGFFKVNTETGSSWYRYEASEKGELSLSTVNLTYEDTKIEIYTDCNTMLTSNDDFSHLQSQIVYNMEEGESILIHMSDQYIRKDYIFSLVFAPTECDEAVVLNPETELQMTNIVELVKLEADKDGDMMISTSQMGADFIIYDDNCRSSIVATTCNADEKIVNLQVNKGDVFFFERNNEIDFNLKYEVVTNTKSCSPIVENMYISSCDYYVYQGDTIAATGDYQYITQSTEGYDSLITIVNFSIKEDCAEKCEIYKYESQTTCSSFEWRNQVIEHSGVYFDTTFNECNTIYQLNAVITSSIQMDTIKLEECEPFQLGNLSITTSGIFSDTLYYESGCDSVIHTYNITILDSLECNDTVAAAENISEVHINVFPIPTKEKVNIQLPKTVNKLVINVYTIDGQSRSNAIFYNTNKGFIKIPGERGIYLLYLYCDNQKYPIVQKVIKN; encoded by the coding sequence ATGAAATATTCTATAACTCATTCGCGACTTATAAGGAAGATCAGGAGAAAGAAAGAACAATTGTCTCATCTACTTCATTCAACAAGATATCGTTTTCAAAAGATTAAATCTTTACAAAATGAATTAAATCAGTTGACTAGGCAAGGCCAAAAGAAATTAAAATATACATTGGGTATATTGAGTATATCCGCATTTATGGGACAATATTCTTTTGCTCAAAATATTGAAAAGACTATGTTTCATAAGCCAGTTCCTTTTCATGAGTGGCAAGGTTTTCAGGCGATAGCTATTGGGAGTTCTACATTTTTAAAACCTGATTTAGTAGATATTGATGGGGATGGAGATTTTGATTTATTTTTAGGAAATCATAAGGGATTATTATTTTATGAGAACAAAGGAGACCGAAGTAATCCAATTTTTACAAAAGAGGATGCTCAATGGGAGCCTTTTAATTTTCAAAAGCCATTTGATAATCCAGCATTGGAGACATCTTTTGTTGATCTAGACGATGATGGAGATTACGACTTACTATGTTCAGTATATGAATATGGAGATGTGTATTATTATGAAAATGTTGGTGATAAAGAAAACCCCGATTTTAAAACACCTGTAAAGAGTCCCTTTGGTTTTGAAAATCCAGCTAATAACCCATTCGAATATTCGACTAATTCTACCGATATTATTGATTTAGATAATGATGGAGACTATGATATTGTATCTGTAGATTATTATGGAGATTTCTTTTTTTATGAGAATGTTGGGGATAAGAAAAACCCTTCTTTTTTGGAACCTGTAAAAAATGATCTTGGTCTTCAGGTAGGAGACCACTTAAATTCTAATTGGGAGGGTAATATTGTCTTTAATGATATTGATAGAGATGGAGACCTAGATATTTTTGTCGGTACTTGGTCTAAGAATACTGTTTTCTATGAAAATCAAGGAAGTAGCTGTAATCCAACTTTTGGTGCTGAAATTATTGATCCCTTTCAGCTATCTTATGAGAAAGATATCAGAAGAGAAGCACTGACTTTTGCAGATTTAGACGGTGATGGACAAGATGAGTTACTATTAGCAGGAACAGGAGATTTTGAATTGTATTATTATGATATCGACCAACTTACACCTAGTTTAGATGGTTTAGTAGGTTGTGCAATTGATACCCTAATTCAAATAAGTACATGTAATTCATTCGATTTTAATGGTAAAAATTATTCTAAATCAGGTAACTATATCGATACTCTAGTATCCTTATCAGGAGAAGATAGTATAGTGGGCTTAGAGCTTCATATTGGCTCTATAACTGCAGATGTTAAAGAGTTTGATGATTACCTTATGGCAGAGCAAGAAAATGCTACCTACCAATGGTACAGGTCATTACATAATGGACAAATAAAATTAGACGGAGAAACTAAACAATATTTTATACCTGAAGTTCCTGGTGATTATTTTGTGTCAATTACAAATGAAAACTGTGAACAGACATCAGATACAAAGCAAATAGAGCAATCTCTATTAAAAGTAGAAAGTTTTCCTCAACGTTATTCTGGTAAAACAAACGGTTTTGGCCATTTTGATCAAAAGCATCCGATTAGATCGAGTAATTATATGTCAAAAAATTACAGTTCTAAGACTAGGTTTTCCTACGATATTGTAGCTGATGAGCAATTAATGATTGTAAGTGAACCGTTAGATGATTTTGATTCATTATCAGTGAATTATGTACAAGTAGGTTCAATTTCTACCTATATTAAAAAAGAAGATCAATGGGTTTTTCAAGAGAAAATATATGCTCCACATTATAAAGACGATGTCAATCAGTTTGGTAGAGCTATAGCTATGAGTGATGAATATGTTATTGTGGGAGCACCGAGTGTGTATTTTCCTTCAAATTCTGAATATTTTGCTCATCGCGGAGCTGTATTTATCTATAAAAGGAATAATGATAATACCCTGACATTCCATCAGTCCATTATTTGTCCTACAAACCAAAAATATAGTAGCTATTTTGGTAGAACTGTTCAGGTAGATGGAGATGTATCTGTAATTGGTGGAGAGAAATATACTTACATCTACAGGTATAATATTGCAACTACTTTATGGGAGCTTGAAAAGACATTAGAACTAAATACTAGAACAACTGAAATTGGCATCTCAGAAGATCAAATTACGCTTGTATCTAATGATGTATTAGTATATCATTATTCAAATGGCGTTTGGTCTGAAGTTCAAAAAATAATTCCTCCTTCTGGTAAAATCTATCGAGCAGAGATAGATAATAACCAAATGATTCTTTCATTGAACTCATTAACCAATGAAAAAGGTGAAGTCTCCTTATATCATCTGAAGGAAAACCATCAATGGGAGAAAGAATGGGAATTTGTGTTACCTGAAGAGGATAGCCCACAAAATAATTATGGGTATTATGTTCAAATCAAGGGTGATTATGCATTGATAAGTTCGAAAACAGAAGATCACTACCTGATGAATGGTAAAAAAGCACATTTCCCGGATGTTCATTTATTTCATAAATCTAATTCAACTTGGAAATATCATCAGGCATTGGTTTATGAACATGATAGTACAGCATCTCCTGTAGCAAGAATAGAATTAACAGAGAACGAAATCTTAATAGGTGCCTACAATAAAGATATTATCAATCGTTTTACTTTAGATCAAGTACAATCATGGGAGTATAGAAACCTTGACTGTGGTGCAACATATTTTGCAGACTCTTTAATTACTTATGCACCCCAAGATATTTATGAGGAAAGTTACCACCTCGGAATAATGGGTTTACCTCAAAACATTTATCATGAAAGGGTAGAAGCGATTGATGAGTATTTATTTGACGATAATATTAAGTTGACTGAGACTGGGCATTACATGTTTACTTTAGAAAATACTTTGGGTTGTGACAGTATTGTATCATTAGATTTAATGATTTATAAAGAGGAACCCTCAGGTCAAAATTGTGCAAATGCAGTAGCAGTACAAGAAGGTAATTATTATAAAGTGAGTGTTGATGATGAATACTCCTACTATACTTATACAGCTCAGGAGAGTGGGATATTGAAAGTTTCAACTTGTGACTTATCGGAAGAAGAAGTTATTATCGAATTTTATGATAATTGTGACCTGATTATTGAGAAATCTATAGATAAATGTGGTGACGGAGGGACATACATTGAATCAACATTATCAAAAGGCGACCAAGTATTATTCCGTATGAATAATGAGGATGTAGGAGAAGATTTCTTTTTCGAAGTTACGTTCACTGAAAGATGTTTTGTCAAATCTAATAGAATCAATACTATGCAATCGGCAGATTGTAATACCCCAATAGATATAGTAGATGGTTTTTTCAAAGTTAATACAGAAACGGGGAGTAGTTGGTATCGTTATGAAGCATCTGAAAAAGGAGAATTATCCTTGTCAACAGTTAACTTAACCTATGAGGATACTAAAATAGAGATCTATACAGATTGTAATACAATGCTTACATCAAATGATGATTTCTCCCATCTACAGAGTCAAATTGTCTACAACATGGAAGAAGGAGAAAGTATCTTAATCCATATGTCTGATCAATACATTAGAAAAGATTATATTTTTTCTCTAGTCTTTGCACCAACTGAATGTGACGAAGCGGTTGTACTTAACCCAGAAACAGAACTACAAATGACAAACATCGTTGAATTGGTGAAACTAGAAGCAGATAAAGATGGAGACATGATGATTTCTACTTCTCAAATGGGTGCAGATTTCATAATTTATGATGACAACTGTAGAAGCTCTATTGTTGCAACTACTTGTAATGCGGATGAAAAAATAGTGAACCTTCAAGTGAATAAAGGCGATGTATTCTTTTTCGAGAGAAATAATGAGATTGACTTTAATTTAAAGTATGAGGTGGTAACAAATACAAAATCTTGTTCTCCAATAGTTGAAAATATGTATATCAGTAGTTGTGATTATTATGTGTATCAAGGAGATACAATTGCAGCAACAGGAGATTACCAATATATCACACAAAGTACTGAAGGGTATGACAGCTTGATAACAATAGTCAACTTTTCCATAAAAGAAGATTGTGCTGAAAAATGTGAGATCTATAAATATGAGTCTCAAACAACATGTAGTTCTTTTGAATGGAGAAATCAGGTAATAGAACATTCAGGAGTATATTTTGATACCACATTCAATGAATGCAATACAATTTATCAGTTGAATGCAGTTATTACATCCTCGATACAAATGGATACCATAAAATTAGAAGAATGTGAACCCTTTCAGTTAGGTAACCTAAGTATCACAACATCTGGCATTTTTTCAGATACTCTTTATTATGAATCTGGATGTGATAGTGTTATACATACCTACAATATAACTATACTTGACAGTTTGGAGTGTAATGATACTGTAGCAGCAGCTGAAAATATATCAGAAGTTCATATCAATGTTTTTCCTATTCCAACAAAAGAAAAAGTCAATATACAATTACCTAAAACTGTAAATAAACTTGTTATAAATGTTTATACCATTGATGGGCAAAGCAGAAGCAACGCAATTTTTTACAATACCAATAAAGGATTTATTAAAATACCTGGAGAGCGTGGTATATATTTATTGTACTTGTATTGTGATAATCAAAAGTATCCAATTGTACAAAAAGTCATCAAAAACTAA
- a CDS encoding TIGR03032 family protein: MKPFACHYSPQVPELLHKLGCTIALSTYQAGKLIYLSSENGTVIHQLPRTFDKPMGIGLNHDASKIALACKDEVMIFSNSKELAKHYPKKTNQYDAMYLPRVSYKTNFLDIHDIEFGDDGIYGINTLFSCVMKLSEEFSFEEYWKPKFITELVSEDRCHLNGMALENGKPKYVTCFNNGNTFQSWRDQLINHGSILDVDTNEVVNNTLSMPHSPRLIKNQMIVLESAKGYLSHIELSNGKKQVLLELGGFVRGMDHIGDYLFVGLSRLRENSSSFKKLIPYLSRNRSGLIIIHLPTLSVQGEIIYQNSVYEIYDLKILRGITKPNILSDKNEESKKAVTTQSASYWAK, encoded by the coding sequence ATGAAACCTTTTGCATGTCATTACTCTCCACAAGTACCCGAGTTACTTCATAAGTTGGGTTGTACAATTGCCCTCTCAACGTATCAAGCAGGCAAACTAATCTATCTTTCTTCAGAAAATGGAACGGTAATACATCAACTACCGCGTACATTTGATAAGCCGATGGGTATTGGTTTAAATCATGATGCATCAAAAATTGCTCTGGCATGTAAAGATGAAGTGATGATTTTTTCTAATTCGAAAGAATTGGCAAAACATTATCCGAAGAAAACAAATCAGTATGATGCTATGTATCTGCCACGGGTATCATACAAAACCAACTTTTTGGATATCCATGATATCGAATTTGGTGATGATGGTATTTATGGAATTAATACTTTATTCTCTTGTGTAATGAAACTTTCTGAAGAATTTAGTTTTGAGGAATATTGGAAGCCCAAGTTTATAACTGAATTAGTTTCAGAAGATAGATGCCACCTTAATGGAATGGCATTAGAAAATGGGAAACCAAAATATGTCACATGTTTTAATAATGGAAATACTTTTCAGAGTTGGAGAGATCAACTTATCAATCATGGGAGTATTTTAGATGTTGATACAAATGAGGTGGTTAACAATACCCTTTCAATGCCTCATTCCCCGAGGTTGATTAAGAATCAAATGATTGTATTAGAAAGTGCGAAAGGATATCTATCTCATATTGAATTAAGTAATGGTAAGAAACAGGTTTTATTAGAATTAGGAGGTTTTGTGAGAGGTATGGATCATATAGGCGATTATTTATTTGTAGGATTATCTAGGTTAAGAGAAAATTCATCATCATTTAAAAAACTAATTCCTTATTTAAGTAGAAACCGTTCAGGGCTAATCATCATTCACTTACCTACCTTATCAGTTCAAGGTGAAATCATTTACCAAAACTCCGTTTATGAAATTTATGATTTGAAAATTTTGAGAGGAATAACAAAGCCTAATATTCTTAGCGATAAAAATGAAGAAAGTAAAAAGGCTGTCACCACTCAAAGTGCGTCTTATTGGGCAAAGTAG
- a CDS encoding serine/threonine protein kinase, whose product MDKNLHEQASDILAKVIDLPKEEALQLITEQCKGNTLLEQEVLSLYQEFTVIPHQKKENKKSQQRVVVPVKSLLEKTEILTRVSNFALSKKNGRLLLIITVLIALSILGVFIRKGVYNSIFSNVLEDRTALLNANATILYDWINNEKEKIDLYASSKAIREVALQLDSIGHLNIPEKQKDKLLLPLSVRLKEIARVLKVEDFGIIDKNTPKIILNTFSSTDSSLSFINKTQLTKEFYDYHLRLKKGETIFFKPIHNDDILYNGESIYQYSDCGVVAPIYGNNGEIISFLYYATWAQNEFSNLFKPSQYGASSQLYAIDEKGRMISESRFTKEISQVLSLDTLETITSIYYIYVQNPGVNLMQGEVPKDNKNNWNFTAPLLAISDYLENKSQPSTGQINHVYKDYRGVEVIGAYMWLNDLGIGLISEIDEKDAMEFLSKIDLLFGVLYAIIIILLFLLYHSNITIIKYNKKIIELGKLGQYHIIDKIGEGGFGEVYKAEHQLLKMPVAIKVLKKELATEEAIQRFEKEVKITSSLKHPNTIKVYDFGTSPEGNFYYVMEFIDGITLTKALEIHQPFPISRLIYVLKEVCYSLREAHQHHLVHRDIKPMNILLTQQGGAVDQVKLLDFGLVKDLEKEEQTQLHKIGGTPMYMAPERLRDPYNNDTRVDIYSLGALGLYMLSGKFLVELISQKVMSGEDTIQGNFRDKLIDRTDVPKQLKELLLSCIRFDPEKRIQSVEEMIDILEELAINYPWHKEEAEKWWKKYDVY is encoded by the coding sequence ATGGATAAAAATTTACATGAACAAGCTTCTGACATTCTAGCAAAAGTAATTGATCTTCCTAAAGAAGAAGCTTTACAATTGATTACAGAACAATGTAAAGGAAATACTTTATTAGAGCAGGAAGTACTTTCTCTATATCAGGAATTCACGGTTATTCCTCACCAAAAAAAGGAAAATAAAAAAAGTCAACAAAGGGTTGTTGTACCAGTAAAATCTTTATTAGAAAAAACAGAGATTTTAACACGAGTGAGCAACTTTGCATTATCCAAAAAAAATGGCCGCTTATTATTAATTATCACTGTTTTAATAGCACTTTCAATTTTAGGTGTTTTTATCCGAAAAGGGGTTTATAATAGCATTTTCTCCAATGTTTTAGAAGATAGAACAGCATTATTAAATGCCAATGCAACAATATTATATGACTGGATAAATAATGAAAAAGAGAAAATTGATTTGTACGCCTCATCCAAAGCGATTAGAGAAGTTGCACTTCAATTGGATAGTATTGGACATTTAAATATCCCAGAAAAACAAAAAGACAAATTACTTCTTCCGTTATCTGTTAGACTAAAAGAAATTGCTAGGGTTCTCAAGGTTGAAGACTTCGGTATAATTGATAAGAATACCCCTAAAATCATTTTAAATACATTCAGTTCAACAGACTCTTCATTGTCATTTATCAATAAAACTCAACTTACCAAAGAGTTCTATGATTATCATTTAAGGTTAAAAAAGGGTGAAACGATATTTTTTAAGCCCATTCATAATGATGATATTTTATACAATGGTGAGTCCATCTACCAATATTCAGATTGTGGTGTAGTGGCACCAATTTATGGTAACAATGGCGAAATTATTTCCTTTTTATACTATGCTACTTGGGCGCAAAATGAATTTTCTAATCTATTTAAGCCCAGTCAATACGGGGCTTCATCACAGCTTTATGCTATAGATGAAAAAGGAAGAATGATTTCCGAAAGTAGGTTTACAAAAGAAATTAGCCAAGTGTTATCCTTAGATACCTTAGAGACAATTACTAGTATCTACTATATATATGTACAAAACCCAGGAGTAAATCTTATGCAAGGTGAAGTTCCAAAAGACAATAAGAATAATTGGAATTTCACTGCCCCTCTTCTAGCAATAAGTGATTACTTGGAAAATAAATCACAGCCTTCCACTGGTCAGATTAATCATGTATACAAAGATTACCGAGGTGTAGAAGTAATAGGAGCATATATGTGGTTAAATGATTTAGGAATAGGTCTTATTTCAGAAATTGATGAAAAGGATGCTATGGAGTTTCTTTCTAAAATAGATCTACTCTTTGGGGTACTTTATGCTATTATTATCATTCTCTTATTTCTCCTATATCACTCGAATATCACTATAATTAAATACAATAAGAAGATTATAGAATTGGGTAAGCTAGGGCAATACCATATTATTGACAAAATTGGTGAAGGTGGTTTTGGAGAAGTCTATAAAGCAGAACACCAACTATTAAAGATGCCTGTTGCAATAAAAGTTCTTAAAAAAGAATTAGCTACCGAAGAAGCTATACAACGTTTTGAAAAGGAAGTAAAAATCACCTCTTCATTAAAACATCCAAACACAATTAAGGTCTATGATTTTGGTACATCTCCAGAAGGAAACTTCTATTATGTTATGGAGTTTATTGATGGTATTACTTTAACAAAAGCCTTAGAAATTCATCAACCATTCCCAATTTCTCGCTTAATATATGTCTTAAAAGAAGTTTGTTATAGTCTTAGAGAAGCACATCAGCATCATCTTGTACATAGGGACATAAAACCGATGAATATCCTACTTACACAACAAGGAGGAGCTGTAGATCAGGTAAAATTATTAGATTTTGGACTTGTTAAGGATTTAGAGAAGGAAGAACAAACACAATTGCATAAAATTGGGGGAACACCCATGTATATGGCACCAGAGAGGTTAAGAGATCCCTATAATAATGACACAAGGGTTGATATTTATTCTCTTGGTGCTTTAGGCTTATATATGCTTAGTGGCAAGTTTTTAGTAGAACTGATTTCTCAGAAAGTCATGTCTGGAGAAGATACGATTCAAGGAAATTTTAGAGATAAGTTGATTGATCGAACGGATGTACCAAAACAACTAAAGGAACTCCTTTTATCGTGTATTCGTTTTGATCCCGAGAAAAGGATTCAATCTGTTGAAGAAATGATTGACATTCTTGAGGAATTAGCTATTAACTACCCTTGGCATAAAGAAGAAGCCGAAAAATGGTGGAAAAAATATGATGTTTATTAA
- a CDS encoding class I SAM-dependent DNA methyltransferase, producing MSIDKAYNVWAKQYDTNKNRTRDLDQKSTIETLSRFPFSNVLELGCGTGKNTAWLIKKADSIVGFDFSEEMLKVAKSKVQSDHVRFQQADLNNDWEIDNNAVDLITSSLTLEHIKNLDHIFHQASKKLIDNGYFFISELHPFKQYVGTKARYETEEGIQELEVYIHHISEFITNAESYGFKMVELKEWFDGETENEIPRLVSFVFIKTPTS from the coding sequence ATGAGTATTGACAAAGCATATAATGTTTGGGCCAAACAATATGACACCAACAAAAATAGAACGCGAGATTTAGATCAAAAATCAACCATTGAAACATTATCAAGATTCCCTTTCTCCAATGTATTAGAATTGGGATGTGGTACAGGTAAGAATACGGCATGGCTAATCAAAAAAGCAGATTCCATTGTTGGTTTTGATTTTTCAGAGGAGATGTTGAAAGTTGCAAAAAGCAAGGTACAATCTGACCATGTTAGATTTCAACAAGCTGATTTAAATAATGACTGGGAAATTGATAACAACGCTGTTGACCTGATCACCTCTAGCCTTACGCTTGAACACATCAAAAATTTAGACCATATTTTCCATCAAGCAAGTAAGAAGCTGATCGACAATGGCTACTTTTTTATTAGTGAACTACACCCTTTCAAACAGTACGTAGGTACTAAAGCTAGATATGAAACGGAAGAAGGTATACAAGAATTAGAAGTTTACATCCATCATATTTCTGAGTTTATTACTAACGCAGAAAGTTATGGATTTAAAATGGTAGAATTAAAAGAGTGGTTCGATGGAGAAACTGAGAATGAAATTCCTCGATTAGTTTCATTTGTTTTTATAAAAACCCCTACTTCTTAA
- a CDS encoding sigma-70 family RNA polymerase sigma factor, with protein sequence MNKQEISQLLNQLDLHQAKDQLYPLVYNNLHDIAEKLFRRERSDHTLQPTLLVNEAYMNLVDQDHINWQGKSHFFAVGAQAIRRILAQHARTKNAIKRGGGAHALELEEGIAFTPEKEGMILDIHEGLEQLEKVHARQAQVVELKFFGGFKMQEIADELGVSIKTVEVDWKIAKAWLKKFMKSDI encoded by the coding sequence ATGAATAAACAAGAAATCTCTCAACTACTTAATCAGCTTGATTTACACCAAGCCAAAGACCAACTTTATCCATTGGTTTATAATAATCTGCATGATATTGCTGAAAAGCTATTTAGAAGAGAAAGAAGCGACCATACACTACAACCTACATTATTAGTAAATGAAGCCTACATGAATCTTGTCGATCAAGATCATATCAATTGGCAAGGAAAATCACATTTTTTTGCTGTAGGTGCTCAAGCTATCCGTAGAATTTTAGCACAACACGCTAGAACAAAAAATGCAATAAAGAGAGGCGGTGGTGCCCATGCTTTAGAACTAGAAGAAGGAATTGCTTTTACTCCTGAAAAAGAGGGAATGATCCTTGACATTCATGAAGGTTTAGAACAACTAGAAAAAGTACATGCCCGCCAAGCACAGGTGGTAGAACTTAAATTCTTTGGTGGTTTTAAAATGCAAGAAATTGCAGATGAATTAGGCGTTTCTATTAAAACGGTTGAAGTCGATTGGAAAATTGCTAAGGCTTGGCTAAAGAAGTTTATGAAGAGTGATATTTGA